Within Actinomycetes bacterium, the genomic segment CCGAGGTGCCTGACGGCGAGGAGGCCAAGGACCTCCAGGTGGCCGGGTTCCTGTGGTCGGTGCTCGGCCAGGCCGGCTTCACCCGCAGCGACGCGGTCGTCGCGGTGGGCGGAGGAGCAACGACCGATCTGGCCGGGTTCGTGGCGGCGACCTGGCTGCGCGGCGTGCGGGTGGTTCATGTGCCCACCACCTTGTTGGCCATGGTGGATGCCGCCGTCGGCGGCAAGACCGGGATCGACACGGCCGAGGGCAAGAACCTGGTGGGGGCGTTCCACCCGCCCGCCGGTGTCCTGTGCGACCTGGCCACGCTCGAGACGCTGCCGAAGCACGACTACGTCAGCGGGCTGGCCGAGGTGGTCAAGGCCGGATTCATCGCCGACCCGCGGATCCTCGAGCTGGTCGAGGCCGACCCGGCCGCCGCCTGCGCGCCGGCCGGCCCCCACACGCGTGAGCTGGTGGAGCGGACCATCCGGGTCAAGGCCGAGGTCGTGAGCGGCGATCTTCGAGAGAGCGGTCGCCGCGAGATCCTCAACTACGGCCACACGCTGGGCCATGCGATCGAGCGGGTCGAGCAGTACAAGTGGCGCCACGGTGCCGCGGTCTCGGTGGGCATGGTGTTCGTCGCCGAGCTGGCCCGGCTGGCCGGACGGCTGGACGACGCCACGGTCGACCGGCACCGGGTGGTCCTCGGTGCGGTCGGTCTGCCGCTGACCTACCGCGGGGACCGCTGGCCGCAGCTGCTCGACGCGATGCGGGTGGACAAGAAGTCCCGTGGTGACACGCTGCGGTTCGTGGTTCTCGACGGGCTGGCCCGTCCGACGATCCTGGAGGGCCCTGACCCCTCCCTGCTGGTGGCCGCGTACACGGAGGTGGCGGGATGACCCGCGTGCTGGTGCTCAACGGTCCCAACCTGGGCCGGCTCGGCAGCCGGGAGCCCGAGGTCTACGGGACGGTGACCTACGAGGAGCTGGTCCGCCGCTGCGAGGAGGTGGGCGCCGGGCTCGGTCTCGAGGTCGAGGTGCGGCAGACCGACGACGAGGCAGAGCTGGTGGGCTGGCTGCACGAGGCGGCGGACGCCGGGCTACCGGTGGTGCTGAACCCGGCCGCGTTCACCCACTACTCCTACGCGCTGCGCGACGCCTGCGCCCAGCTGCGGGCGCCGCTCATCGAGGTGCACCTGACGAACCCGGCGACCCGTGAGGCGTTCCGGCACACCTCCGTGGTGGCCGGTGTGGCCACCGGGACCATTGCCGGGTTCGGCGTCCGTTCCTACGACCTGGCCCTGCAGGTGGTCGCGGCCCATGCCTGAGGATCACCAGGAGCGCCGGGAGCGACTGCGCGGCGCGCTGGCCGACCTGGACGTCGAGGCGGCGCTGATCACCCGGCTGGTGAACGTCCGGTACCTCACCGGTTTCACCGGCAGCAACGCCGCGCTGCTGGTCACCCATGACAGCGCCGTGCTGGCCACCGACGGCCGCTACACCGAGCAGTCCGCACGTGAGGTCCCCGACCTCGAGCGGGTCATCGACCGCCGCTGCGCCGAAGTGCTGCTCGAGCGCGCGGCAGCCGGAGGAGCACGAGCCATCGGCTTCGAAGCCCACGACGTCAGCGTCGAGCGGTTCGCCGACCTGGAGCGGGCCGCCGGACCGGCCCGGCTGACCCCGCTCGGCCACGCCGTCGAGACGCTGCGGCAGGTCAAGGACGACGGCGAGATCGCGCTGCTCCGCGAAGCCTGCGCGATCGGTGACCGCGCCCTCGCCGACCTCCTGCCCACCCTGCACCCGGGCCAGAGCGAGCGGGAGATCGCCCGGCGGCTGGAGAACCTCATGCTCGACCACGGCTCCCACGGGCTGTCCTTCGAGACCATCGTGGCCGGCGGGCCGAACAGCGCCGTGCCGCACCACCAGCCCACGACCCGTCCGGTGCAGGCCGGCGAGTTCCTCAAGCTCGACTTCGGCGCCCAGTACGGCGGGTACCACGCGGACATGACCCGGACGATCGTCGTCGGCAAGCACGTCGAGCCCTGGCAGGAGGACCTCTACGTGCTGGTCCGGGCCGCCCAGCGGGCCGGCCGGCAGGCGCTCGCCCCCGGCGTCTGGCTGGCTGATGTGGACCGGGCCGCCCGATCGGTGATCGAGGCCGCCGGGTTCGGGGAGGCGTTCTCGCACGGGCTGGGCCATGGGGTCGGCCTGGAGATCCACGAGGCGCCGATGATCGGCGCCTCGCTGCCGGGTACCCTTGGCGCTGGCATGCCGGTCACTGTCGAGCCTGGGGTGTACCTGACCGGGCGGGGTGGGGTCCGCATCGAGGACACCCTCGTCGTGAGGGACGACACGCCGGAGCTGCTCACCACCACCACCAAGGAGCTGCTCGCCGTCGGCTGACCGAGCCCGCGGCGCGCGGCCGACGTATGCAGGAGACACCGCAGTGGCGACCACGAACGACCTGAAGAACGGCCTGGTCCTCAACATCGACGGACAGCTGTGGACCGTCGTCGAGTTCCAGCACGTCAAGCCCGGCAAGGGCGGTGCATTCGTGCGCACCAAGCTGAAGAACGTGCTCTCCGGCAAGGTGGTGGACCGGACCTTCAACGCCGGCGTCAAGGTCGAGACGGCGAGCGTGGACAAGCGGACGATGCAGTACCTCTACAAGGAGGGCACCGACTTCGTCTTCATGGACACCCAAACCTACGAGCAGCTCCCGGTCCCGGCCGCGACCGTCGGGGACGTCGCGCACTTCCTGCTGGAGAACCAGGAGGCGATCGTCGCGGTGCACGAGGGCGCGCCGCTGTACGTCGAGCTCCCCGCGTCGGTCGAGCTGACCATCACCTACACCGAGCCGGGCCTGCAGGGCGACCGGTCCACCGGCGGCACCAAGCCGGCCACCGTCGAGACCGGCTACGAGATCGCCGTCCCGCTGTTCATCACGACCGGCGAGAAGGTCAAGGTCGACACCCGCGACGGCTCGTACCTCGGCCGGGTCACCGGCTGACCTGGTGACCGCCCGCAGCAAGGCCCGCAAGCGGGCCCTCGACGTGCTGTTCGAGTCCGACCTGCGGGGCGTCGCCACCCTCACGGTCCTGGCCGACCGCCTGCACCGCGCCGACCCCCCGATCGGTGAGTACGCGGTCACCCTCGTGGAGGGTGTCGCCCAGCACCGCGACCGCATCGACGACCTGGTGCGGACCTACGCGCAGGGCTGGGAGCTGGACCGGATGCCCGCCGTCGACCGGGCGATCTTGCGGCTGGCGATCTACGAGCTCATGTACGAGGACGACGTCCCGGACAGCGTCGTCATCGACGAGGCGGT encodes:
- the aroB gene encoding 3-dehydroquinate synthase — its product is MTAAPTRIPVGGGPKGGAPYEVLVGVGLLGELPGLLGEDVVRVAVVHPRALRATGEAVREDLERQGYRAIVAEVPDGEEAKDLQVAGFLWSVLGQAGFTRSDAVVAVGGGATTDLAGFVAATWLRGVRVVHVPTTLLAMVDAAVGGKTGIDTAEGKNLVGAFHPPAGVLCDLATLETLPKHDYVSGLAEVVKAGFIADPRILELVEADPAAACAPAGPHTRELVERTIRVKAEVVSGDLRESGRREILNYGHTLGHAIERVEQYKWRHGAAVSVGMVFVAELARLAGRLDDATVDRHRVVLGAVGLPLTYRGDRWPQLLDAMRVDKKSRGDTLRFVVLDGLARPTILEGPDPSLLVAAYTEVAG
- the aroQ gene encoding type II 3-dehydroquinate dehydratase, which gives rise to MTRVLVLNGPNLGRLGSREPEVYGTVTYEELVRRCEEVGAGLGLEVEVRQTDDEAELVGWLHEAADAGLPVVLNPAAFTHYSYALRDACAQLRAPLIEVHLTNPATREAFRHTSVVAGVATGTIAGFGVRSYDLALQVVAAHA
- a CDS encoding aminopeptidase P family protein, with protein sequence MPEDHQERRERLRGALADLDVEAALITRLVNVRYLTGFTGSNAALLVTHDSAVLATDGRYTEQSAREVPDLERVIDRRCAEVLLERAAAGGARAIGFEAHDVSVERFADLERAAGPARLTPLGHAVETLRQVKDDGEIALLREACAIGDRALADLLPTLHPGQSEREIARRLENLMLDHGSHGLSFETIVAGGPNSAVPHHQPTTRPVQAGEFLKLDFGAQYGGYHADMTRTIVVGKHVEPWQEDLYVLVRAAQRAGRQALAPGVWLADVDRAARSVIEAAGFGEAFSHGLGHGVGLEIHEAPMIGASLPGTLGAGMPVTVEPGVYLTGRGGVRIEDTLVVRDDTPELLTTTTKELLAVG
- the efp gene encoding elongation factor P, with amino-acid sequence MATTNDLKNGLVLNIDGQLWTVVEFQHVKPGKGGAFVRTKLKNVLSGKVVDRTFNAGVKVETASVDKRTMQYLYKEGTDFVFMDTQTYEQLPVPAATVGDVAHFLLENQEAIVAVHEGAPLYVELPASVELTITYTEPGLQGDRSTGGTKPATVETGYEIAVPLFITTGEKVKVDTRDGSYLGRVTG
- the nusB gene encoding transcription antitermination factor NusB produces the protein MTARSKARKRALDVLFESDLRGVATLTVLADRLHRADPPIGEYAVTLVEGVAQHRDRIDDLVRTYAQGWELDRMPAVDRAILRLAIYELMYEDDVPDSVVIDEAVELAKQLSTDESPAFINGLLARILAMKSVAGPSAD